AATCGGCGCGGAAGTGCGTCGGATAGTGAACGTTCGCCGGAAGGCCGGCCAACGCCGGGATGTCGAGATCGAAGCTGCGCCGCTCCAGCAGCGTCGCGCGGGAGACCATCGGCTCCACGAAGATCGGCCGGCCTCGATAGTACCCCATGACCATCGTTTTCTGGAACGGCGTCGTAGCGGTCAGCTCGGCCGCGGGCAGCGCGTGCATCCCCATCTTCGGCACGCAGAGGCCGATGAGAGTGCCCAGCTGCGGGATGGCGATATCGGGAAGCTCGTAAGCCGCGGGCGGCTGGGCCGGCTTGGTCGAATCCGCGCAGTCTATCGCGTCGATTTCGGCGGCGGAGATGGTATTGAAGTGGAAGTCGAAGTGGGGGACCATGAACGGAGCCGGCGGATGGCCATGGGCCTCCCAGTACAACGTCACCACCTTGAAGCCGGTCGCTCCGCTGACGGCCTCGGAGAGCGGGATGACGGCGGCCGGAACCGGCGGCCACACCATGGGGGCTTCCGCGGGCGCGTTCTCGAGCGAGCTCACGGGAACGGTCGCCCCGAACGCGACCACTCTGTTGCCGGAGCTCTCGCTCCACACGCAGACATCGGCGCCGTTCATGGGCCGGCACTCGCCCTGAACGACCTCACGCTTGCTGCATGATACGAGACCGACCATCAGCGCGCAGACGGCACCGCCGGCGCGAACGCCACTGTGGTGACGCGAGCTGAACGACATAAGATACCTCCGGGAGTTCTCGCACTACGCGGGTGGCCACCGGGAAAGCCGAGCGAGCTTATCCCGGATCCAAGGGACATGCAAGGGCGTGCCCCTGCCACCTGCCACCTGTTGACTGCCAGCCACTGCAACTCTGCAACCCTGCAACTCTACTTGTACCCTGCCGCCTGCAAACTGAACAGTTCCGCGTATATCCCTCCCTTCGCCACCAGGTCCGCGTGCGTCCCGCTCTCAGTGATCTCCCCCTTCTCCAGCACCAGTATCCGATCCGCCATCCGCACGGTCGAGAACCGGTGCGAGATCAGCACCGCCATCTTCCCCTTCGTCAGCTCCGCGAACCGCTGGAAGACCTGGAACTCCGCCCTGGCATCGAGCGCCGCCGTCGGCTCGTCGAGGATCAGCACCTCGGCGTCGCGGAGGTAGGCGCGGGCGAGCGCGACCTTCTGCCACTCCCCGCCCGACAGCTCGACGCCGCCCTCGAAGCGGCGCCCCAGCATCTGCTCGAAGCGTGAGGGGAAGCGCGAGACGACATCGGACGCGAGGCTGCGCTCCGCCGCCTGCTCGATGCGCGGCGCGTCGTCGACCGCCCCGATCTCTCCCACTCCGATGTTCTCGCGCACCAGCATCTCGTAGCGCACGAAGTCCTGGAAGATGACGCCGATGGTGCGGTGGAGGGACGCGACGTCGTACTCGCGCAGGTCCACGCCGTCCAGCAGGATCGCGCCCTCGTCCGGGTCGTAGAGCCGGCCGAGCAGCTTCACGAGCGTGGTCTTCCCCGCACCGTTCTCGCCCACCAGCGCGAGCCGCTCGCCCGGTTCGATCCGGAAATCGAGATGGCGCACCGCCCACTGGTCGCTTCCGGGATACCGGAACCCCACATCCTGGAACTCGAACCCCCTCGCGATCGGCCTCGGCGCCGGCCGCGCGCCATTCGACGACGCAATGGTGGGTCGCATGGCGAAGAAGGTGAACAGGTCGGCGAGGTAGAGGCTCTGTTCGTAGATCTGGGACATCGAGAGCAGCACGCCCTGGATGAGGTCGCGGCTCTGGCGGAACGACGCCGCGAGGAACGTCAGAACTCCGAGGGTGAAGACGCCGGCCGGCGAGCGGTAGCCCGTCACCGTGAGATAGATGATCCACCCGTATGCCCCGTAGTAGCCGAGGGTGCCGAGCGTGACGAGGAGCGACGACACCGCGCTGTGCCTGATGGCGAGGCGGGAGTTGGCATCGTAGAACGCCTGCGCGAGCTTCGCGTATCGTTCGGTGAGCCAGCGCGAGAGACCGAAGAGCTTGATCTCCTTGGCGGTCTCGTTGCTCGCGCCCGTGTAGCGGAGGTAGTCGAGCTGGCGCCGCTCCGGCGTCCACCGATACAGCAGCGAGTACCCGAGCGCGGCGAAGTGGGTCTCGCCGAGGAACGACGGAACTACCGCGATGGCGAGGAGCAGCAGCAGCCACGGTACGTACCAGAGCAGCGCCGCGGCAAGGCTGATGAGCGTGATGATGCTCTGCACCGTGCCGAGGAGCAGCGACACGAGTGCGATGCGCCCGACGGTCTGACGGCGCGCGCGCTCCAGGTGGTCGTAGAACTCGGGGTCCTCGAACTGGCGTAGGTCCAGGGTCGCGGCGTGCTCCATCAGCCGTACGCTCACCCGGTTCGAGAAGAGATCGCCGAGCAGGCTCTCCACCAGCGTGCCCGCGCGCGCCAGCGCTTCGCCGAAGACAGCTATAGCCAACTCGATCAGGACCAGGCGGACCAGGTGACTCCACTCCACGGGGCGGCCAGCGCCGTGTGCCTGGATCGCGCCGACCACCGCGTCGATGATGAGCTTGCCGACCCACAACACCGCGAGCGGGACGACGGCGCGAAGCGCCCGCAGTGCGACTATCGCGGCGGTGTAGCCGCGGTGCGTCTCCCACACCATCTTGAGGAGCGGCGGGAGGTTTTTCAGCGCTTCGAGGCGCTGGCGCCACGTCGGCCTTTCCTCGCGGGCGAGGGGGCTCTGCGGGCGGCTGGGGACGTTGGGTTGGGTGCCGGCGGTCATGGCTACAGAGGCTTAACCCAGACCCGCATCCAGCGTCAACTTTCTCACGGCACTCTCTTCCCGGGGTTTGATGCGGGTCAAGAGAGGTTTCCGGGAGTGCTCGGGTAGCCGGGCACCGTACGCCGGGAGCCGGGAGCCGGGAGCCGTACCTTCGGTTGCGGGCGCCCAAAGTACGGCTAACGGCCTACGGCTCCCGACTCTATCTTCCCGCCCATGGACTGGCCCCGCCAGCTCGCCGTCATCACCGGCGCCACCAGCGGTATCGGAAAAGCGCTCACCGAAGGCTTGGTTGACCGCGGGGCCGCGGTGGCCATCTGCTCCCGCAACGAGATCCAGGTCAAGAAGGTCGGCACGGCGGTCCGTCAGGCGGGCGGCACGGCGCTCGGCATGGCGTGCGACGTGCGGGACGAGCGGCAGGTCGCGGCGTTCGCCGAGCGGGTGCTGAAGGAGGCCGGCACGCCGACCATCCTCATCAACAACGCCGGCATCGGCCGCTTCGCCCCCGTCGCGGAGATGAGCGTCGCGACGTGGGACGAGGTCATCGAGGTCAATCTGCGCGGCATGTTCCTGGTGACGCGCGCGTTCCTCCCGGCGATGCTGGCGGCGGGCCGCGGCGCCATCGTCAACATGGCGTCCCTCGCCGGCAGGAGCGGGTTCTCCCAGGGCGCGGCGTACTGCGCCTCCAAGCACGGCGTCCTGGGATTCTCGAAGAGCCTCATGCTGGAGGTCCGCCAGCGCGGCCTCCGCGTGATGGCGGTCTGTCCGGGTTCGGTTAACACGCCGTTCTTCGATCAGGAGACGCCGTTCAACCCCAACCGCGACAAGATCCTCGCGCCGGAGGACGTCGCCCAGGTCGTGCTCGACGCGCTGGAGGTGCCCGAGCGGGCGATGGTCTCGGAGCTCGATATTCGGCCCACGAGTCCGTAGGGCGCCTGCCGCCGCCCGATACCGGCGTGGGAGAAGCGGTATCCGTAGCGGGGCCGGGGCCGGAAAACCCGAAACGCCCAGCACTTGCTGGGCGTTCCCGTTTCGAGGAGGCGCCGGGCGGAGTCGAACCGCCGAATGGAGGTTTTGCAGACCTCTGCCTTACCACTTGGCTACGGCGCCGGAAGGGGTGTAAAGGTCGCTCCCTCGCAGGCGATTCTCAAGCGAGGATGGACGGGGTCTGCGCCCGCGGCGCGCGAGTCGGCGCGAGGAGGAGGAGCGCGAGCCCCAACGCCACCCGCGCAGCCTCCTCGACCGCGGCGAGCCGCCTCGCGTCCGCACCCGACTCGCTAAGTGCCGCTCTTCTTCAGCTCTTGCCTCACCTGTCGCAACAGCAGGGCGATCACGAAGATCAGGCATATCGCGGCGAACTCCAGGAGGCGCCCCGGCAGGTACATCCGCTGCAAGAGCGAGCGCCCCATCCAGCTCAGCGTCCATTCGAAGACCGCCAGCGCGAAGAGCAGGAAGGCCGCCCAGAAGAACACTCGAGTCGCGACGGCGTTCAGCTTGTCGATGTCCATGTTTCCCCCCTTACTCCAGTTGGGCGTCCAGGAGGAGCTCGACGTTCCCTTTGAGCGCGCCAGAGACCGGGCAACCGTCCTTCGCCGCCTCGGCGGCCGCCAGGAACGCGGCCTGATCTATCCCCGGCACGCGTCCGCGCACGGTGAGCTCCATCTTCGTGATCTTCTGGCCGCCGCCCACCATCTCGACGGTGCACGCCGCGCGCGTCTCGACGCGCGTGGCCGGCGTACCGGCCCGCTCGAGACCGGCCGAGAGCGCCATGCTGAAGCAGGCCGCATGCGCCGCCGCGATCAGCTCCTCGGGGCTCGTCCCGCCCGCTTCCTCGAACCGCGTGGGAAAGGAGTAGCCGCCCGAGAACGTCCCCGAGCGCGCGTTGAAGCTCCCCTTCCCGCTCTTGAGGCCGCCTTCCCAGACGGCCGTGGCGTGTTTCGTCGGCATCCGGCTCCTCCTCCTGATGTCACGATGCGCGGACTGAACAGCGACGCAAAGCTCGCCGCTTTCACCCCGATTCTCAAGGCGGCTCCCGTGGCATCGAAATCCCTTCGGCGATACCTTGTCTGCGCTCCCCGTGACCACCTGTCTCGACCCGCAACCACTCTCCGCCCGGGCGCTGGAGGCCATCCTCGAGCCCGCGACCGCCGGCGACCCTGCAGGGCATCTTCTCCGGCCGCTGCGCCCCACGGCAGACGCCTACCGCATGCCGCTCGGCCGTGAACTGGCGGCGACTCGCCCACGGCGCTACGCTTGATGCGCACCTTAGAATGGAGCGAACACCCCAATGGCAGCGAAGAAGAAAAAGAAGGCGCCGAAGAAGCCGGCCGCGAAAAAGCGTCCCGCGCTGAAGAAGCGCAAGCAACCCCAGACCCTGCGCGTCCGGTCGATAGCACCCGGACTCACGGTCAGCGACATCCAGCGGAGCCTCGCCTGGTACCGCGACGTTCTCGGCCTGGTCGTCGGGCAGAAGTGGGAAGATGGCGGTAGCCTGATGGGCGTGGAGATGAAGGCCGGAAACACCGCCTTCTGGCTCGGCCAGGACGACTGGAAGAAGGGCCGCGACCGGAAGAAGGGCGAGGGCGTCCGCGTCTACTGCACCACCACTCAAGACGTGGACATGCTCGCCAAGGGGATCAAGCAGCGCGGCGGGGTCCTCGACCACGAGCCGAAGACCCAGGCCTGGGGCACGCGGGACTTCGGCTTGACCGACCCGGACGGATACAAGATCACCATCGGCACGTGACGAATCGCGCCAC
The sequence above is a segment of the Gemmatimonadales bacterium genome. Coding sequences within it:
- a CDS encoding SDR family NAD(P)-dependent oxidoreductase, which translates into the protein MDWPRQLAVITGATSGIGKALTEGLVDRGAAVAICSRNEIQVKKVGTAVRQAGGTALGMACDVRDERQVAAFAERVLKEAGTPTILINNAGIGRFAPVAEMSVATWDEVIEVNLRGMFLVTRAFLPAMLAAGRGAIVNMASLAGRSGFSQGAAYCASKHGVLGFSKSLMLEVRQRGLRVMAVCPGSVNTPFFDQETPFNPNRDKILAPEDVAQVVLDALEVPERAMVSELDIRPTSP
- a CDS encoding ABC transporter ATP-binding protein, which codes for MTAGTQPNVPSRPQSPLAREERPTWRQRLEALKNLPPLLKMVWETHRGYTAAIVALRALRAVVPLAVLWVGKLIIDAVVGAIQAHGAGRPVEWSHLVRLVLIELAIAVFGEALARAGTLVESLLGDLFSNRVSVRLMEHAATLDLRQFEDPEFYDHLERARRQTVGRIALVSLLLGTVQSIITLISLAAALLWYVPWLLLLLAIAVVPSFLGETHFAALGYSLLYRWTPERRQLDYLRYTGASNETAKEIKLFGLSRWLTERYAKLAQAFYDANSRLAIRHSAVSSLLVTLGTLGYYGAYGWIIYLTVTGYRSPAGVFTLGVLTFLAASFRQSRDLIQGVLLSMSQIYEQSLYLADLFTFFAMRPTIASSNGARPAPRPIARGFEFQDVGFRYPGSDQWAVRHLDFRIEPGERLALVGENGAGKTTLVKLLGRLYDPDEGAILLDGVDLREYDVASLHRTIGVIFQDFVRYEMLVRENIGVGEIGAVDDAPRIEQAAERSLASDVVSRFPSRFEQMLGRRFEGGVELSGGEWQKVALARAYLRDAEVLILDEPTAALDARAEFQVFQRFAELTKGKMAVLISHRFSTVRMADRILVLEKGEITESGTHADLVAKGGIYAELFSLQAAGYK
- a CDS encoding VOC family protein; amino-acid sequence: MAAKKKKKAPKKPAAKKRPALKKRKQPQTLRVRSIAPGLTVSDIQRSLAWYRDVLGLVVGQKWEDGGSLMGVEMKAGNTAFWLGQDDWKKGRDRKKGEGVRVYCTTTQDVDMLAKGIKQRGGVLDHEPKTQAWGTRDFGLTDPDGYKITIGT
- a CDS encoding OsmC family peroxiredoxin, which encodes MPTKHATAVWEGGLKSGKGSFNARSGTFSGGYSFPTRFEEAGGTSPEELIAAAHAACFSMALSAGLERAGTPATRVETRAACTVEMVGGGQKITKMELTVRGRVPGIDQAAFLAAAEAAKDGCPVSGALKGNVELLLDAQLE